A section of the Pochonia chlamydosporia 170 chromosome 2, whole genome shotgun sequence genome encodes:
- a CDS encoding FAD dependent oxidoreductase superfamily protein (similar to Colletotrichum gloeosporioides Nara gc5 XP_007286160.1): MDELRATVRERMLLPPGLPNPNPTKAAWQDPPHPTVADEQSPILPETADIIVIGSGITGCAVSHTLLSDQSVPNLRVTVLEARQTCSGATGRNGGHLISDCSSLVPRLVPELGEAEALKIAKFSEANILRLKNLISELGETDRASVELRDVVGSAVFEDTDMFSEAQAGLGALHQVCPESSIMHKVIPTSDAYEKYRYGCKVAGAVEQRGAAALWPYKFITSLFRKMLHEYPERFTLETSTAAKSIDYTNGEPFPYHITTSRGVIRANKVIHCTNGFAGHLLPNLIGTIYPSRGTMSSQKPGPSFPNLGGEASWTHFSRASYDSKTGVFGTGLYYAQQNEQTGDIFIGGERQRVADLLSSDDSIVASEARDNLCAILPKIFRVVEPVGEQRVWSGIMGFTSDGLPLVGKLPSEITRRDGDGEWIAAGFNGHGMDKCWLTGEAVARMVLGKESSEFPDAFLLRSERLDRCGADQSADGFMSMLGP, encoded by the exons ATGGACGAACTGAGAGCGACTGTCAGGGAGCGCATGCTGCTTCCTCCAGGACTACCAAACCCGAATCCAACAAAAGCAGCTTGGCAAgatcctcctcatccaactGTGGCAGATGAACAATCACCAATCCTACCGGAAACTGCGGACATTATCGTAATTGGGTCAGGCATCACAGGCTGCGCTGTTTCTCATACCCTCTTGAGCGACCAGTCCGTTCCAAACCTTAGAGTCACTGTTTTGGAAGCACGGCAGACTTGCAGCGGCGCAACGGGTCGCAACGGAGGGCATTTGATCTCAGATTGTTCATCACTGGTTCCGAGATTGGTCCCGGAACTGGGAGAGGCAGAGGCTTTAAAGATTGCGAAATTCAGCGAAGCAAACATCTTGCGTCTGAAAAATCTGATCTCTGAGCTGGGAGAGACGGATCGTGCATCTGTGGAACTGAGAGATGTGGTTGGCAGTGCTGTGTTTGAAGATACAGACATGTTTTCtgaagctcaagctggtcTTGGAGCACTGCACCAAGTTTGTCCAGAGAGCTCGATTATGCATAAAGTTATACCGACGTCGGATGCATATGAG AAATATCGCTACGGATGCAAAGTCGCTGGTGCTGTGGAACAGCGAGGCGCTGCCGCGTTATGGCCCTACAAATTCATCACATCATTATTTCGAAAGATGCTGCACGAGTATCCTGAAAGATTCACACTCGAAACATCTACTGCCGCCAAATCTATAGACTATACAAACGGAGAACCATTTCCCTaccacatcaccacaagtAGGGGAGTGATTCGGGCCAATAAAGTCATTCACTGTACCAATGGATTTGCAGGACATCTGCTTCCTAACCTCATAGGAACAATCTACCCGTCTCGAGGAACAATGTCTTCTCAAAAACCCGGCCCGTCATTTCCAAATCTGGGTGGCGAGGCATCGTGGACGCATTTCTCAAGGGCTAGCTATGATTCTAAAACGGGCGTATTTGGCACTGGACTATATTATGCACAGCAAAACGAACAGACTGGTGACATATTCATTGGAGGTGAGCGGCAGCGAGTTGCCGATTTACTCTCCAGTGACGATTCCATCGTGGCAAGCGAGGCACGGGACAACCTGTGTGCAATTCTGCCAAAGATTTTTCGGGTGGTAGAGCCCGTCGGCGAGCAAAGAGTTTGGTCAGGTATCATGGGCTTCACGTCTGATGGGTTACCTTTAGTGGGTAAGCTGCCGTCCGAAATTACACGccgtgatggtgatggagagtGGATTGCAGCAGGATTCAACGGCCATGGCATGGACAAGTGCTGGCTCACAGGGGAAGCGGTGGCTCGAATGGTATTAGGCAAGGAGTCGTCTGAGTTCC
- a CDS encoding fungal transcriptional regulatory protein (similar to Metarhizium robertsii ARSEF 23 XP_007824353.1) — MIHESQVPRSCDRCYAVKERCEWTAGAVKCERCTRVGHMCESKRPIKRPGRPPAPFLQPPVKQAKVVTHTNTIEDSPAELIKDMIPSPLTSATVDASIWKTVLSTVEHLSQSDLALLDRAVHQDDFTQKLVIGPSFYEGHRQKLVYHLLSSRQIVLDGYLAFALSYGDKVQVNDSYKRAASALLTLRSLQVKSRLDITSCLMLGWQILHFVLKVGGGELLEICNQTLSLIKPHYISEKYFESAYFTFLTSLVFTETAECLIKTRMPTLRVDHPAASNQIDGCVGLCTGLLPHLYDLAVINVDMQKRSQTQDGAVADASDLQTKLEDIKLKIRDWKPHIPEDFCTKFTALEVSHMLCQTQVTQTAALLIIHRLQHPFGTEDGTASALASTILSHIDMTVHITGKTPMCVDLSLIVACLEVEDEGERAQRLRSFSSIGSYSGVFQDRIKSLITQVWAARRRRPTFYWYHLGDILSPFS; from the coding sequence ATGATCCACGAGTCCCAGGTTCCTCGATCGTGCGATCGATGCTACGCCGTCAAGGAACGATGTGAATGGACAGCCGGCGCCGTCAAATGTGAACGATGCACTCGCGTCGGCCACATGTGCGAGTCAAAACGGCCCATTAAGCGACCCGGCCGTCCACCAGCACCGTTTCTACAACCACCGGTCAAGCAAGCCAAAGTTGTCACGCATACCAATACCATCGAGGACTCTCCAGCAGAATTAATCAAGGACATGATACCCAGCCCTCTCACTTCCGCAACCGTAGATGCATCAATATGGAAGACAGTCCTCTCCACCGTTGAGCATCTCTCCCAGAGCGACCTCGCCCTACTTGACCGGGCAGTTCACCAAGACGACTTTACTCAGAAACTAGTCATCGGCCCAAGTTTCTACGAAGGGCATCGACAAAAGCTAGTATACCACCTGTTATCTTCCCGGCAGATCGTGCTAGACGGCTACTTAGCCTTTGCCCTCTCCTACGGCGACAAGGTGCAAGTCAACGACAGTTACAAGCGCGCCGCATCAGCTCTCCTAACCCTCCGATCTCTTCAAGTCAAAAGTCGACTTGACATCACATCCTGTCTCATGCTCGGCTGGCAAATCCTCCATTTTGTGCTAAAAGTCGGCGGCGGGGAATTACTCGAGATTTGCAACCAGACCCTCAGCCTCATCAAGCCGCATTACATTTCTGAAAAGTATTTCGAAAGTGCCTACTTCACCTTTCTCACTAGTCTCGTGTTCACAGAGACGGCAGAATGCTTAATCAAGACCAGAATGCCGACGTTGAGGGTGGACCATCCCGCAGCGTCGAACCAGATTGACGGCTGCGTTGGCCTATGTACAGGTCTTTTACCGCATTTATACGACCTGGCCGTGATCAATGTCGACATGCAGAAAAGGAGCCAAACGCAAGATGGGGCCGTGGCGGATGCATCAGACTTGCAGACCAAATTGGAGGACATCAAGCTCAAGATCAGAGATTGGAAACCCCATATCCCAGAAGACTTTTGCACCAAGTTTACAGCGTTGGAGGTTTCGCACATGTTGTGTCAAACGCAGGTGACGCAGACGGCTGCCCTGCTTATCATTCATCGACTACAGCATCCGTTTGGAACAGAGGACGGCACAGCGTCTGCTTTGGCGTCAACAATACTAAGTCATATTGATATGACGGTGCACATCACGGGAAAGACGCCCATGTGCGTGGACCTATCGCTGATTGTGGCGTGTTTGGAGGTCGAAGATGAGGGAGAAAGGGCACAGAGACTACGCAGCTTTTCGTCGATTGGAAGTTATTCTGGTGTGTTTCAGGATCGGATCAAGAGTCTTATTACTCAAGTTTGGGCTGCTCGACGGCGACGACCGACATTTTATTGGTATCATTTGGGGGATATTCTTTCACCGTTTTCATAG
- a CDS encoding DOC family protein (similar to Cordyceps militaris CM01 XP_006673851.1) translates to MAAPIHNAYRFLTAPQVRRLHALQIAASSPTQQTMLESATDSPINKNLYGQTDVFQLAAILAEKVILNHPYQDGNKRTALFAADMFLKMNGYQLQTKMNDAEPDEGLADAHVFVASKQWTAEDLGKYYASVAKQMASNHEQEDGRI, encoded by the coding sequence ATGGCTGCACCCATACACAATGCCTACCGGTTTCTAACAGCCCCCCAAGTCAGGAGATTGCACGCCCTACAAATTGCTGCATCGTCGCCAACGCAACAAACCATGCTAGAATCGGCCACTGACTCACCCATAAACAAAAACTTGTATGGTCAGACGGACGTATTTCAACTAGCTGCAATCCTCGCCGAAAAAGTTATTCTCAACCACCCATACCAGGATGGTAACAAGCGAACCGCTCTTTTCGCCGCAGATATGTTCCTGAAGATGAATGGGTATCAATTGCAGACAAAGATGAATGACGCAGAACCCGATGAAGGTCTTGCTGACGCACACGTCTTTGTTGCTAGCAAGCAGTGGACGGCGGAGGACCTGGGAAAGTATTATGCTAGCGTGGCTAAACAGATGGCGAGCAATCAcgagcaagaagatgggaGAATATGA
- a CDS encoding fungal specific transcription factor domain-containing protein, which produces MQLTFLNLTNAPNLNPAELKVVRGHVTKSNFARRRVRLRGGTNEADKPLDKESRGVGPEALVNKSSGVRGNNAVCDGELPSEYGLLPRSLPAPDREIRFLLTKYRPLVFPTSLEGEESDTPHASKWFTLMRSEQALVEASMAIAIGCGSNDSPSQFSQKGTMHTYRAVKIISRKLSRGSLELTDGLLAAVFTLSYSELLRDNPVARESHVAGLAEMVKLRSGQNSLPKWLADFLVHDSIGAVIISPDEYCTKVAVAIGTPNSELYIRNMAKVSKMLAELRELLDGLDTSRNARVKAHIGRRIAAATRVIDSLPKLDSSYLQALEYALRLYLALLWPPASDVDTEYWLLGLKDSLGVPKVRLCAAVHLTAWQLFVGAASAGGDLEMKAWFMARLKRTLASMRVDSWERLLVVFSKTFMPDMRLLAEFEGVWNEVVDPS; this is translated from the exons ATGCAGCTCACGTTTCTAAATCTGACAAATGCGCCGAATCTGAACCCCGCTGAGTTGAAAGTCGTCCGGGGTCATGTCACCAAGTCCAATTTTGCGCGGCGGAGGGTGCGTCTTCGTGGAGGGACGAACGAAGCTGATAAGCCATTGGACAAGGAATCACGCGGTGTAGGACCTGAAGCATTGGTAAATAAAAGTTCCGGGGTGCGTGGCAACAATGCGGTATGCGATGGTGAGCTGCCATCTGAGTATGGACTCTTACCCAGGAGCTTGCCTGCACCTGACCGCGAGATACGATTCT TGCTCACAAAATACCGACCTCTTGTGTTCCCTACCTCCCTGGAAGGGGAAGAGTCAGATACGCCGCATGCTTCCAAATGGTTCACGCTTATGAGGTCTGAGCAAGCATTGGTAGAGgcatccatggccattgctATTGGATGTGGTTCGAATGATTCACCATCACAATTTTCTCAAAAGGGGACAATGCATACTTATCGCGCTGTCAAAATCATCTCCCGGAAACTTAGCCGCGGCTCTTTGGAGCTGACAGACGGTCTGCTCGCGGCAGTGTTCACACTCTCTTACAGTGAG CTTCTGAGGGATAATCCAGTGGCTCGTGAGTCTCATGTTGCGGGACTCGCTGAAATGGTTAAGCTGAGGTCCGGGCAAAATTCACTGCCCAAGTGGCTGGCAGACTTTCTTGTTCA CGACTCAATTGGCGCAGTGATAATATCACCAGATGAGTACTGCACAAAAGTTGCTGTTGCGATAGGAACACCAAATAGCGAACTGTACATccgcaacatggccaaggtaTCCAAAATGCTCGCCGAACTACGTGAACTGCTCGACGGATTAGACACATCTCGAAACGCTCGAGTAAAAGCACATATTGGTAGGAGAATCGCAGCGGCGACTCGAGTCATCGACTCTCTTCCCAAGCTGGACAGCTCTTATCTGCAGGCGTTGGAATATGCTCTGCGGCTGTACTTGGCGCTCCTGTGGCCGCCCGCTTCGGACGTGGACACGGAATATTGGCTGCTTGGGTTGAAGGACTCTCTGGGAGTGCCAAAAGTTAGGCTCTGTGCTGCGGTGCACTTGACGGCCTGGCAGCTCTTTGTTGGTGCGGCTTCAGCTGGGGGAGATTTAGAGATGAAGGCCTGGTTTATGGCACGGTTGAAGAGGACATTGGCGTCTATGAGGGTGGATAGTTGGgagaggttgttggtggtgttttcGAAAACGTTTATGCCGGACATGAGGCTTCTGGCTGAGTTTGAGGGCGTGTGGAATGAAGTGGTTGATCcgagttga
- a CDS encoding Ser/Thr protein phosphatase family (similar to Metarhizium robertsii ARSEF 23 XP_007821603.1), with protein MTKSKSNDIHPVSTFIEDLSINLTSAPSPNAPPNTITARRLVIVGDVHGSRKTLEKLLQTVQFDKDKGDLLIFVGDLVNKGPDSGGVIDLALRLTARSVRGNHDDAVLRAAERLKQPGDSATEQTEKKSRSTITAEGLSPEQIGYLAGLPMILRIRLTAPVLDVCTIVVVHAGIVPGVPLEEQDAHAVMHMRSLGRGEDVKLVPMEEAGERGWVEDWDEWQGREEGTMVVFGHDARRRLQRGRFALGLESGCVYGGMLSAWVVGEGGMDVVQVECVDEVVESE; from the coding sequence ATGACCAAGTCGAAATCCAACGACATACACCCGGTTTCTACCTTCATCGAAGATCTATCCATCAATCTAACCAGCGCACCAAGCCCCAACGCACCACCCAACACCATCACAGCAAGACGCCTCGTCATCGTAGGCGATGTCCACGGCTCCCGAAAGACACTTGAAAAACTGCTCCAAACCGTACAATTTGACAAGGATAAAGGCGATCTGCTCATATTCGTAGGCGATCTAGTCAACAAGGGCCCCGACAGCGGGGGTGTCATCGACCTCGCACTCCGCCTCACCGCCAGAAGCGTAAGAGGGAACCATGACGATGCTGTGCTCCGGGCAGCAGAGCGTCTCAAGCAGCCTGGTGATTCTGCCACAGAACAAactgagaagaagagcaggaGTACTATCACGGCGGAAGGCTTATCGCCCGAGCAGATAGGCTATCTCGCTGGCCTGCCGATGATACTGCGTATTAGGTTGACGGCTCCGGTTCTGGATGTGTGTaccattgtggttgtgcaTGCGGGTATTGTGCCGGGTGTGCCGTTGGAGGAACAGGATGCGCATGCGGTGATGCATATGCGTAGTTTGGGAAGGGGAGAGGATGTGAAGTTGGTGCcgatggaggaggcgggtGAGCGTGGGTGGGTGGAGGATTGGGATGAGTGGcaggggagggaggaggggaCGATGGTTGTTTTTGGGCATGAtgcgaggaggaggttgcaGAGGGGGAGGTTTGCTTTGGGGTTGGAGAGTGGTTGTGTTTATGGGGGGATGTTGAGTGCTTGGGTTGTTGGGGAGGGGGGGATGGATGTTGTGCAGGTTGAGTGTGTGGATGAGGTGGTTGAGAGTGAGTGA
- a CDS encoding fatty-acid amide hydrolase (similar to Neosartorya fischeri NRRL 181 XP_001266411.1), translating into MTVNSVANGLSNGVKTLHERRFQNDKAIPVAWKLDPSLLSGLKLPPETSKNNLIELDLPRKSGILSERELAISESYSIDELLSGLAKGSLTSLEVTTAFAKRAAIAHQATNCLTEIFFDKALDRARSLDARRAQGKPIGPLHGLPISLKECFQVDGIPATLGLLAYSKHVSTTNSALVELLTELGAVLYCKTNIPQTMMAADSHNYIFGRTLNPWNTSLTAGGSSGGESALVAFRGSPLGVGTDLAGSVRIPSLCCGTYAFRPSADRIPYSGQQSCASGSLRTITPCAGPIANSMSALEIFMKAAINGRPARFDPFVLDLPWREVAGTIKQKLRFGVVPEDPVFPIHPPVKKAVAEAIKLLEANGHEIVFLQPEECLVAKSALVAWALMDLDDKADRVVEAGGEAPIPARVRMREEMAKLDWSCIADVDSKPGLARLSGLTVKRNEIINAWRKLWQHHQLDAVIGPPAQNTAVEHDEYGIPPYTQLLNFLDYPACVIPFNQARSSNPPEEFETKAYQNAPKYNPGNLEGAPCSIQVFTQKMRDEECMEIAKIVDRCLH; encoded by the exons ATGACTGTAAACTCAGTTGCCAACGGTCTCTCTAACGGGGTCAAGACGCTTCATGAAAGACGGTTCCAAAATGACAAGGCAATTCCAGTGGCTTGGAAGCTTGacccttctcttctttctggCCTGAAACTTCCGCCAGAAACATCCAAGAATAACCTGATAGAGCTAGATCTTCCTCGAAAATCTGGCATTCTCAGCGAGCGAGAGCTAGCGATTTCAGAATCCTACAGCATTGATGAACTGCTATCAGGCTTGGCCAAGGGTAGTTTGACCTCCTTGGAGGTAACTACGGCATTCGCAAAACGAGCAGCAATTGCTCATCAGGCT ACAAACTGCTTGACGGAGATATTCTTCGATAAAGCCCTAGACAGAGCTCGTTCTTTGGACGCTCGGCGAGCGCAAGGCAAACCTATCGGTCCACTGCATGGATTACCCATCAGCCTCAAAGAATGCTTTCAGGTTGACGGGATTCCAGCTACATTGGGCCTTCTTGCTTATTCCAAGCATGtctcaacaacaaactcTGCCCTTGTAGAGCTTCTCACCGAGCTTGGGGCAGTGCTTTACTGCAAGACCAATATTCCACAGACCATGATG GCCGCCGATTCCCACAACTACATCTTCGGTCGTACGTTAAATCCTTGGAACACTAGTTTGACGGCTGGTGGCTCAAGTGGTGGAGAGTCTGCACTTGTTGCGTTTCGAGGATCTCCCCTCGGAGTTGGAACGGACCTTGCCG GCTCTGTGCGAATTCCTTCACTATGCTGCGGAACGTATGCCTTTCGTCCTTCTGCAGATCGAATACCCTACTCCGGGCAGCAATCCTGTGCCAGCGGCAGTCTTCGAACTATTACACCATGTGCCGGCCCGATAGCAAATAGCATGAGCGCCCTTGAAATCTTTATGAAGGCTGCCATTAACGGTCGACCTGCCCGGTTCGACCCATTTGTTCTAGATCTTCCTTGGCGTGAAGTAGCCGGGACGATCAAACAAAAACTACGATTTGGAGTTGTTCCAGAAGACCCGGTCttccccatccatccaccagtCAAGAAAGCAGTGGCCGAAGCAATCAAACTTCTTGAAGCAAACGGTCACGAGATTGTTTTCCTCCAGCCTGAAGAATGTCTCGTTGCCAAATCAGCTCTAGTAGCATGGGCACTCATGGACCTTGATGACAAGGCTGACCGTGTCGTAGAAGCTGGCGGCGAGGCACCCATCCCTGCCCGCGTCAGAATGAGAGAAGAGATGGCAAAGCTCGATTGGAGCTGCATTGCCGATGTGGACAGTAAGCCAGGTTTGGCAAGGCTTTCAGGACTCACGGTCAAGAGGAATGAGATCATCAATGCATGGCGCAAGCtgtggcagcatcatcagttGGATGCTGTGATTGGGCCGCCTGCTCAGAATACAGCCGTAGAACACGACGAGTATGGAATTCCTCCATACACACAGCTGTTGAACTTTCTCGAT TATCCTGCCTGTGTGATTCCGTTCAACCAGGCACGGAGCTCCAATCCTCCCGAGGAATTCGAAACCAAGGCCTACCAAAATGCTCCCAAAT ATAACCCTGGAAACTTGGAAGGTGCCCCATGCTCGATACAGGTGTTTACCCAGAAAATGCGTGATGAGGAGTGTATGGAAATTGCCAAAATAGTTGATCGATGCCTGCATTGA
- a CDS encoding NAD(P)-binding domain-containing protein (similar to Metarhizium robertsii ARSEF 23 XP_007821604.1), whose amino-acid sequence MSSFSPQLQGKHALVTGGTKGIGKAIVELLLNQGANVSYCARTPTTDFTSQNNPNIGTPSFTAVDISSPSSVKTWVENAALQFNRIDIVIANAASFNTEATPEAWQSSFTADILSLITLIDTSTPHLAKTSGSIVVISSAAGFEARHHTIASPYTTFKRAQATLAKDYARKLGPLGVRINCVVPGAIETPGLVLGDGSRGESRFERMRRVNPEFLRGILDSVAVRRFGTVEEVASVVVFLASPLAGFVCGANVVVDGGMSTFL is encoded by the exons ATGTCCTCATTCTCTCCCCAACTACAAGGCAAACATGCCCTCGTAACTG GAGGCACAAAAGGCATCGGCAAAGCCATAGTCGAactcctcctcaaccaaGGCGCCAACGTCTCCTACTGCGCCCGAACACCCACCACCGACTTCACCTCCCAAAATAATCCCAACATCGGCACCCCGTCCTTCACCGCAGTAGACATCTCATCCCCCTCCTCCGTAAAAACCTGGGTCGAAAACGCAGCCCTCCAATTCAAtcgcatcgacatcgtcatCGCAAACG CCGCATCATTCAACACCGAAGCAACCCCCGAAGCCTGGCAAAGCAGCTTCACCGCCGACATCCTCAGCCTAATCACCCTCATCGACACCTCAACACCCCATCTAGCCAAAACATCAGGCTCAATCGTCGTCATAAGTTCAGCAGCCGGCTTCGAAGCCCGCCACCACACCATCGCAAGCCCATACACGACATTCAAGCGCGCACAGGCGACGCTCGCAAAAGACTATGCGCGGAAGTTGGGACCGCTTGGCGTTCGGATTAATTGTGTGGTTCCGGGGGCCATTGAGACGCCTGGACTGGTGTTGGGGGATGGATCTCGGGGGGAGAGTCGGTTtgagaggatgaggagggtgaaTCCGGAGTTTTTGAGGGGGATTTTGGATTCGGTTGCTGTGAGGAGGTTTGGGacggtggaggaggtggcgAGTGTGGTTGTGTTTTTGGCGAGTCCGTTGGCTGGGTTTGTGTGCGGTGCGAatgtggttgttgatggggGGATGTCTACGTTTTTGTGA